A stretch of Ranitomeya variabilis isolate aRanVar5 chromosome 3, aRanVar5.hap1, whole genome shotgun sequence DNA encodes these proteins:
- the LOC143817745 gene encoding protein kinase C delta type-like has translation MSPGNFGKVVLAEDASNHQKYAVKIISKRSLLDTGDEADVMVEHRVSQLASGSPFLVHADFIFQTKMLVLLGLEYMSCGDFHHFLQMKGWLTIPSARFYAAELVCGIQYLHTKGIVHRDLKPENILVAESGHVKITDFGLALENMLGDRTATEYAGTEEFMAPEMLAEEEYGAGVDWYSFGVILNKMITGKCTYHPALFNPSSSGAEDIIKELLQRDPAKRLGVHGDIRGHHFFQHIDWVSVEALRKPPPHIPIVTTYASPPCQKIPPEQHGASRGQQGTFTSNIYGHVQRVTICHLVNPLDTSSNVTRASCPPELLEEDLMARRVDPGIEELERLITPTIGTGPKHNIFPRIHQR, from the exons ATGTCTCCT GGGAATTTTGGGAAGGTTGTCCTGGCGGAGGATGCTTCTAACCATCAGAAGTATGCTGTGAAGATCATCAGCAAGAGATCCCTGCTCGATACTGGCGATGAGGCGGATGTGATGGTGGAGCACCGAGTGTCACAGCTGGCATCTGGGAGCCCCTTCCTCGTCCACGCAGACTTCATATTCCAGACCAAG ATGCTTGTGCTACTTGGTCTGGAATACATGAGCTGCGGGGACTTCCACCACTTCCTACAGATGAAGGGGTGGCTTACCATCCCCAGCGCAAG ATTCTATGCCGCGGAGCTCGTGTGTGGCATCCAGTATCTCCACACTAAGGGCATCGTCCACAGAGACCTCAAGCCCGAGAACATCCTGGTGGCTGAGTCGGGCCACGTTAAGATCACAGATTTCGGTCTCGCACTTGAGAACATGCTTGGAGACCGCACAGCCACCGAATATGCTGGGACAGAGGAATTCATGGCTCCTGAG ATGCTGGCTGAGGAGGAGTATGGCGCCGGAGTGGACTGGTATTCATTTGGCGTCATCTTAAATAAAATGATTACCGGTAAGTGCACTTACCATCCTGCACTATTTAATCCATCATCCTCCGGCGCCGAAGACATCATCAAAGAG CTCCTCCAGAGAGATCCTGCCAAGCGCTTAGGAGTCCATGGAGACATCCGAGGTCATCACTTTTTCCAGCATATTGACTGGGTCTCTGTGGAAGCCCTTCGGAAGCCCCCACCACACATCCCTATAGTAA CCACCTATGCCTCACCACCGTGCCAGAAAATTCCACCTGAACAACATGGAGCGAGCAGAGGCCAACAAGGGACCTTTACCAGTAACATCTACGGCCATGTTCAGAGGGTTACCATTTGTCACCTTGTGAACCCTCTAGACACCAGCTCTAATGTCACCAGAGCGAGTTGTCCTCCTGAGCTCCTGGAAGAAGATCTGATGGCTAGAAGAGTGGACCCAGGCATCGAAGAACTGGAACGTCTAATAACACCTACAATTGGCACAGGACCAAAGCACAACATCTTCCCAAGAATTCATCAGAGATGA